The following coding sequences lie in one Arachis stenosperma cultivar V10309 chromosome 5, arast.V10309.gnm1.PFL2, whole genome shotgun sequence genomic window:
- the LOC130979388 gene encoding myb family transcription factor PHL8-like, which produces MLHHINSNSSTKQRKRKRKMEMDMEKMQNQSVHFVLSTDAKPRLKWTPELHQRFTEAVHQLGGAEKATPKSLMRVMGIQGLTLYHLKSHLQKYRLGKSHQLETCSDNQQEDCRKIKSSHGHCSKENSVGEQKQVTENMKIAQALHMQMEVQRKLCEQIEVQKHLQLRIEAQGKYLQSVLKKAQEALQGYNSSSIGLELTKAELSQLVTVINNACPGSPISELTETRGLSLRSDDERKQDKGTMCSLESSLTSSESCGRKEEIHQPMEEETRWNLKSFNEISLEFPFEAFHQTGKGQSGDDSSKEERVRKRNVKTDSEGSYCVEQPSGKRCGNKLRKLEFDLNNQYHNDTDSR; this is translated from the exons atgttACACCACATTAACAGTAACTCATCcacaaaacaaagaaaaaggaaaaggaaaatggAAATGGATATGGAAAAGATGCAAAATCAAAGTGTGCATTTTGTTCTATCCACTGATGCAAAACCAAGGCTTAAATGGACTCCTGAGCTTCACCAAAGATTCACTGAGGCAGTTCATCAGCTTGGAGGTGCAGAGA AAGCAACCCCAAAGAGTCTTATGAGAGTGATGGGGATACAAGGACTTACTTTGTACCACTTGAAGAGCCATTTACAG AAATATAGACTTGGGAAAAGCCACCAGCTAGAAACCTGTTCTGACAACCAACAAGAAG ATTGCAGAAAAATCAAGAGCAGTCATGGTCATTgcagcaaggaaaacagtgttGGGGAACAGAAACAAGTCACTGA GAACATGAAGATAGCTCAGGCTCTCCATATGCAAATGGAGGTACAAAGGAAACTTTGTGAACAAATTGAG GTGCAGAAACATTTACAGCTTCGAATTGAAGCTCAAGGGAAGTACTTGCAATCGGTGTTAAAGAAAGCGCAAGAGGCGCTTCAAGGATACAATTCTTCCTCAATAGGACTAGAACTCACAAAAGCAGAACTCTCTCAACTAGTTACAGTAATCAACAATGCTTGTCCAGGTTCTCCAATCTCAGAACTCACAGAAACCAGAGGGTTAAGTTTGAGAAGTGATGACGAGAGGAAACAAGACAAGGGAACCATGTGCTCATTGGAGAGTTCTTTGACATCTTCTGAAAGCTGTGGGAGAAAGGAAGAGATACACCAGCCAATGGAAGAAGAAACAAGATGGAACTTGAAAAGTTTTAATGAAATTTCACTTGAATTTCCCTTtgaggcatttcatcaaacaggTAAAGGGCAAAGTGGGGATGACTCGAGTAAAGAAGaaagagtgagaaagagaaaTGTAAAAACTGATTCTGAAGGTAGCTACTGTGTTGAGCAACCATCTGGGAAAAGATGTGGCAACAAATTGAGAAAACTTGAATTTGACTTAAACAACCAATATCACAATGACACGGACTCAAGATGA
- the LOC130982202 gene encoding protein HOTHEAD-like yields the protein MEPAQVKQAHKLLTAILLLSFANFGFSFPSQPQASRKWHMTSDVKEVSGKSYDYIIVGGGTCGCPLAATLSQNFSVLLIERGGSPYGNPYVTERRFYGFPLIQTDKYMSVAQFFTSQDGVANVRGRVLGGSSAINGGFYSRASDEFVGKAGWDKKMVKEAYEWVESKVVFPPFFLSPWQSVAEFSLLESGVLPYNGYSLEHVKGTKISGSVFDAFGKRHTSADLLDAGNHKSLTVLVNATVKSIIFDHNGTKNETRAKGIRFIESHGSLEQTHEAYIKKHKNSRGDVILAAGALGSPQLLLLSGIGPKEQLKKFHIPLVLDMKNVGKGMQDNPCIAVLVDSKPQNRIPDPPQVAGITSDLKIIIEAAILPLSSNSTRVNVAAKIAFPSSKGFLELSNTDPRLNPTVRFNYLASEDDMEECVNMTQLLNKIARSKSIAFFLGESSQNKLASAEDDMRKFCKKNVRTIYHYHGGSLIGSVVDKDYRVYGVKGLRVLDGSTFSESPGTNPMATLLMLGRYQGIKILREREGIK from the exons ATGGAACCCGCACAAGTTAAACAAGCTCATAAGCTTCTCACAGCAATTTTGTTGCTCTCATTTGCtaattttggattctctttCCCTTCACAACCTCAAG CCAGCAGAAAATGGCACATGACTTCAGATGTTAAAGAAGTATCAGGGAAATCCTATGACTACATCATAGTTGGTGGAGGAACATGTGGATGTCCATTGGCTGCAACACTGTCCCAAAATTTCTCAGTTCTACTCATAGAAAGAGGTGGTTCACCATATGGGAATCCCTATGTAACTGAAAGAAGGTTCTATGGATTTCCACTGATTCAAACAGACAAATACATGTCAGTGGCACAGTTCTTCACATCACAAGATGGGGTTGCGAATGTGAGAGGAAGAGTTCTTGGTGGTTCTTCAGCTATAAATGGAGGGTTTTACAGCAGGGCAAGTGATGAGTTTGTTGGAAAAGCTGGTTGGGACAAGAAAATGGTTAAGGAAGCTTATGAGTGGGTTGAATCCAAGGTTGTTTTCCCACCTTTTTTTCTTAGTCCTTGGCAATCTGTGGCAGAGTTTAGCCTCCTTGAATCTGGGGTTTTGCCGTACAATGGGTATAGTTTGGAACATGTGAAGGGGACAAAGATTTCTGGGAGTGTGTTTGATGCATTTGGAAAGAGGCATACCTCTGCTGATCTTTTAGATGCTGGGAACCACAAGTCCCTCACTGTTCTTGTGAATGCCACAGTCAAGAGCATCATCTTTGATCACAATG GAACCAAGAATGAAACAAGAGCCAAGGGCATAAGGTTCATCGAGAGCCATGGCAGCTTGGAACAAACCCATGAAGCATACATCAAGAAACACAAGAATTCAAGAGGTGATGTAATATTGGCAGCAGGTGCATTAGGTAGCCCCCAATTACTATTGCTAAGTGGCATAGGACCAAAAGAGCAACTCAAAAAGTTCCACATTCCATTAGTTCTTGACATGAAAAATGTTGGGAAAGGAATGCAAGACAATCCATGCATAGCAGTATTGGTTGATTCGAAGCCGCAGAACAGAATACCTGATCCACCACAAGTTGCTGGCATAACAAGTGACTTAAAGATTATAATTGAAGCAGCAATATTACCCTTGAGTTCTAATTCAACAAGGGTCAATGTTGCTGCAAAGATAGCATTCCCTTCCTCAAAAGGGTTTCTTGAACTGAGCAACACAGACCCAAGATTGAACCCTACAGTGAGATTCAACTATCTAGCAAGTGAAGATGACATGGAAGAATGTGTCAACATGACTCAACTACTTAACAAGATTGCAAGGTCGAAATCCATCGCGTTCTTCCTTGGCGAATCGAGCCAGAACAAATTGGCATCCGCCGAGGATGATATGAGAAAATTCTGCAAGAAGAATGTTAGAACGATTTATCACTATCATGGGGGTTCCCTTATTGGATCAGTGGTTGATAAGGATTATAGAGTTTATGGTGTGAAGGGTTTGAGGGTGTTGGATGGGTCAACCTTTTCAGAGTCACCAGGGACAAACCCAATGGCTACACTGCTTATGCTTGGAAGATACCAAGGGATCAAGATTCTGAGAGAAAGGGAAGGGATCAAGTGA
- the LOC130979243 gene encoding E3 ubiquitin-protein ligase MPSR1-like, protein MASEPDVFERFVRTRDMTLFLPFLFGFSDSQSRDSSSQNQDNDETGERITDTPNRERIILVNPFTQSMVVIDGASSLEALFRDMAVNNSSKAGRPPATKESIDAMPSFVIKEGEVEVGECVVCLEDFGVGALVKEMPCKHRFHPNCIEKWLGMHGTCPVCRYEMPVEEKDEGKKRDSEGEEEQEGGERERRRIGNGEVWVSFSFNRGISRRHNDDQNHNQNQNQDSSGGGDDDPNSGDYASSTAGGDAEAEN, encoded by the coding sequence ATGGCATCCGAGCCTGACGTTTTCGAAAGATTTGTTAGAACCAGAGATATGACTCTGTTTTTGCCTTTCCTCTTTGGCTTCTCTGATTCTCAGTCTCGGGATTCTTCATCGCAAAACCAAGATAACGACGAAACGGGAGAAAGGATCACCGATACTCCCAACCGAGAGAGGATCATACTAGTAAACCCCTTCACGCAAAGCATGGTTGTCATCGACGGCGCTTCAAGCCTCGAAGCTCTGTTTCGCGACATGGCCGTTAACAACAGCAGCAAAGCCGGAAGACCTCCAGCTACGAAGGAATCCATTGACGCCATGCCGAGCTTTGTAATCAAAGAAGGTGAAGTTGAAGTAGGAGAGTGTGTTGTGTGTTTGGAGGATTTTGGTGTTGGTGCTTTGGTTAAGGAGATGCCATGTAAGCACAGGTTTCATCCGAATTGCATTGAGAAGTGGCTTGGGATGCATGGAACTTGCCCTGTTTGCAGGTACGAGATGCCGGTTGAGGAAAAAGATGAAGGGAAGAAGAGGGATagtgaaggagaagaagaacaagaaggaggagaaagagagaggagaagaatCGGTAATGGTGAAGTTTGGGTTAGTTTTTCTTTTAACAGGGGTATTAGTAGGAGACATAACGACGATCAGAATCACAATCAGAATCAAAATCAAGATTCTTCTGGTGGTGGTGATGATGATCCTAATTCGGgtgattatgcatcatcaactGCTGGAGGTGATGCTGAAGCAGAAAATTAG